The genomic interval ATATACTACTAAGTATTGTTTTAAAAATTTGGATAGCAGAAACAGCACCACCATATAAAGAGTCAGTGGGGACAAAAAAGAATTGGATTATGGCATTAGGTACTCAGTTGAAAGATTATCAGGTTATTGTAAGAGATCGAACTTTTTTAATGTTTATTTTAGCAGGGGTATTAATTGGCCAAACCTTTATGCAATTAGATTTATTACTACCTGTTTATGTCGATGAAATGGTTGCAACCCAAAGTTTATTTTCTATCGGCAGTTGGTCGTTAGAAATTCAAAGTACACAGGCTTTTGGATTAATCCTAGCAGAAAATGGGTTGGTAGTAGCTATATTTACAATAATGGTGACAAAATGGATGTCTAAATATAAAGAGAAAAATGTATTTATTGTTTCCTCCTTTATTTATGCGATGGCTGTTATTATGTTCAGTCAAACTAATTTGATTTGGGGGCTAATGTTTGCGATGCTATTATTTAGTTTTGCTGAGCTGATGACAGCAGGTATTCAGCAAAGCTTTATTTCTGAAATTGCTCCCGAGAACCAACGAGGAAAATATTTCGCAGCAGCAAGCTTGAGGTTTACTTTTTCCAAAATGATTGCACCATTATCTATTCCAATGAGTGCATGGTTTGGATTTGAATGGACGTTTTTGATTATTGCTATACTTGCCGTAATAAGTGCTTTTATTTATTATGTGATGTTTAAACAATTCGAAATGAAAAAGAGAAATTTACAAGCAGTCAAACAGTTATAGTAAAAAAACACCTTCGTTATTGGGAGCTGAGCCAATAAC from Niallia sp. FSL W8-0635 carries:
- a CDS encoding MDR family MFS transporter, which produces MRLRDWDRNLKIRLAGESTVNVTFWMFFPFLAIYFTESFGKSIAGFLLILSQAFSVVANLLGGYYADKFGRKKMMVISSLAQGISYLIFALASSPWLDSPAISFICFTVISLFTSIYWPASQAMVADVVKEKDRSSVFAIFYTSTNIAVVIGPVLGGFFYKDYRFFLLLAAGLLNILLSIVLKIWIAETAPPYKESVGTKKNWIMALGTQLKDYQVIVRDRTFLMFILAGVLIGQTFMQLDLLLPVYVDEMVATQSLFSIGSWSLEIQSTQAFGLILAENGLVVAIFTIMVTKWMSKYKEKNVFIVSSFIYAMAVIMFSQTNLIWGLMFAMLLFSFAELMTAGIQQSFISEIAPENQRGKYFAAASLRFTFSKMIAPLSIPMSAWFGFEWTFLIIAILAVISAFIYYVMFKQFEMKKRNLQAVKQL